A genomic stretch from Bradyrhizobium sp. 195 includes:
- a CDS encoding DUF736 domain-containing protein — translation MANIGSFKKVGNEFHGEIVTLSLQTKGVRIVAETNRSSDNAPSHRIYVGRAEIGAAWSKRSEEGRDYLSLKLDDPSFNAPIYANLFDDESGEGYTLLWSRPRKNGE, via the coding sequence ATGGCTAACATCGGTTCATTCAAGAAGGTCGGTAACGAGTTTCACGGCGAAATCGTCACCCTGAGCCTTCAGACCAAGGGCGTCCGCATCGTCGCCGAAACCAACCGCTCCAGCGACAACGCGCCCAGCCACCGCATCTACGTGGGCCGGGCGGAGATCGGGGCAGCCTGGTCGAAGCGCTCCGAGGAGGGCCGCGACTACCTCTCGCTCAAGCTCGACGATCCCTCCTTCAACGCACCGATCTACGCGAACCTGTTCGATGACGAAAGCGGCGAGGGGTACACCCTGCTCTGGTCGCGGCCGCGCAAGAACGGCGAGTGA
- a CDS encoding DUF7146 domain-containing protein, with translation MPRDASDLARRLARDAEAVCRHYLSHGKRAGRYWLVGDVHNTPGRSLFVRLQGSPKRPPGKWTDAATGEHGDLLDIIRKSLGLRDFREVAEEARRFLRLPRSEQQPAPKPVRSLIPIGSQESARRLLAISSPIEGTVVETYLRHRGIVRIHHGGSLRFHPRCYYRPDDNLPTETWPAMIACVTDLEGRITGAHRTWLDPDGFDRIRLGKAPVDTPRRAMGDLLGNAVRFGVADDVLAAGEGIETMLSLRYVLPTMPMAAALSANHLSAMLLPSGLRRLYIARDADAAGDTVQAILTQRAADAGIEAIALLPRLGDFNEDLHIFGPDALRTALRLQLAPEDVVRFLHSSMAVAE, from the coding sequence ATGCCCCGCGATGCTAGCGACCTGGCACGCCGCCTCGCGCGCGACGCCGAGGCGGTGTGCCGGCATTATCTCTCCCACGGCAAACGGGCAGGGCGGTACTGGCTGGTTGGCGACGTCCACAACACGCCGGGCCGCTCACTGTTCGTGCGGCTCCAGGGATCGCCGAAGCGGCCGCCTGGCAAGTGGACCGATGCGGCGACGGGAGAACATGGCGACCTCCTCGACATCATCCGCAAAAGCCTGGGTCTGCGAGACTTCCGCGAGGTCGCCGAGGAAGCGAGGCGGTTTCTAAGGCTGCCTCGTTCAGAGCAGCAACCGGCGCCGAAACCCGTTCGTTCGCTCATTCCGATCGGGTCGCAGGAATCCGCCCGACGGCTCCTCGCGATATCCAGCCCCATCGAAGGCACGGTGGTCGAAACCTATTTGCGGCATCGTGGGATAGTCCGCATCCACCATGGGGGCAGCCTTCGCTTCCACCCACGCTGCTACTATCGTCCGGACGACAATCTGCCGACTGAAACCTGGCCGGCGATGATCGCTTGCGTCACGGATCTCGAAGGCAGGATCACCGGTGCACACCGCACGTGGCTCGATCCGGACGGCTTTGATCGCATTCGGCTCGGCAAGGCCCCGGTCGACACGCCGCGACGCGCCATGGGCGACCTGCTCGGTAACGCCGTCCGCTTCGGCGTTGCGGACGACGTGCTCGCTGCCGGCGAGGGGATCGAGACCATGCTGTCGTTGCGCTACGTGCTGCCGACGATGCCGATGGCCGCTGCGCTTTCGGCCAATCACCTCTCGGCCATGTTGCTGCCGTCTGGCCTGCGCCGGCTCTACATCGCCCGCGATGCCGATGCCGCCGGGGACACGGTACAGGCTATTCTCACCCAGCGCGCAGCAGACGCCGGTATTGAAGCGATCGCGCTGCTGCCCCGGTTGGGGGACTTCAACGAGGATCTGCACATCTTCGGTCCCGATGCCCTCCGAACAGCCTTGCGGCTTCAGCTCGCGCCAGAGGACGTCGTTCGCTTTCTGCATTCCTCGATGGCGGTCGCAGAATAG
- a CDS encoding DUF2493 domain-containing protein, producing MTDHDDIEPPHATSPTDHVLTELQLFGYRPFDDQPDLRPLPEGKMIVGGVVDIFDALVATLSDTRLEPDLDDLLWSTVNLFHRAVDRIERQLDDNEQAQHKSQREQNGSEVRSVELERLTAEGITLIERRNCLELFRDQAIERFEIHTGSSWRPRSGSLVNHRTLTAAMIDSRDFIAAKRRAETEVLVPPGPKIALTGGLDFNDHHLIWDRLDKVHAKHLDMVLLHGGSPKGAELIASKWAINRKVPQIAFKPDWTKHAKAAPFKRNDAMLELLPIGVMHFPGTGIQDNLADKAKRLGISVWRFGGA from the coding sequence ATGACCGACCATGACGACATCGAACCGCCGCACGCCACATCTCCGACCGACCACGTCCTCACCGAATTACAGCTGTTCGGCTATCGTCCCTTCGACGACCAGCCCGATCTAAGACCGCTCCCCGAGGGCAAGATGATCGTGGGCGGCGTGGTCGATATCTTTGACGCCCTTGTTGCGACGTTGAGCGACACGCGGCTTGAGCCGGACCTTGACGATCTGCTCTGGTCGACCGTCAACCTGTTCCATCGGGCCGTCGATCGCATCGAACGGCAGCTCGATGACAACGAACAGGCGCAGCACAAGAGCCAGCGCGAGCAGAACGGCTCAGAAGTGCGATCGGTCGAACTCGAGCGCCTGACGGCCGAAGGCATCACGCTGATCGAGCGCCGCAATTGCCTGGAGCTCTTCCGCGACCAAGCCATCGAGCGATTTGAGATCCACACCGGTTCCTCCTGGCGTCCGCGGTCGGGATCACTGGTCAACCACCGCACGCTCACCGCGGCAATGATCGACTCCCGCGACTTCATCGCAGCGAAACGCCGCGCCGAGACCGAGGTCCTGGTGCCGCCAGGACCCAAGATCGCACTCACCGGCGGGCTCGACTTCAACGACCACCACCTCATCTGGGATCGCCTCGACAAGGTTCACGCCAAGCATCTCGACATGGTCCTGCTCCATGGCGGCTCGCCGAAAGGCGCCGAACTGATCGCCTCCAAATGGGCGATCAATCGCAAGGTACCGCAGATCGCCTTCAAGCCCGACTGGACCAAGCACGCCAAGGCGGCACCCTTCAAGCGCAACGACGCCATGCTCGAGCTCCTGCCGATCGGCGTCATGCACTTTCCGGGCACGGGAATTCAAGACAATCTAGCTGACAAGGCGAAGCGGCTCGGCATCTCCGTCTGGAGGTTCGGCGGGGCGTGA
- a CDS encoding strawberry notch-like NTP hydrolase domain-containing protein — protein MTESLAGGAAAAPLSMRAAATFTSAAVRAARQLAIDLERGRRIDAAVLRSAMEAAFGGSDAIGAWSWKTDYDVCEAATVLFLRKFGPAIRVKAGSTAAMLPVLARIACYLPTHTRRSEDSQALQQFSTPIPLGLAACTAAGITPTDRVLEPSAGTGLLAIFAELAGGALVLNELAEARAALLDQLFANVKVTRFDAAQIDDHLDAGVVPSVALMNPPFSALANVDRRMADAALRHIASALARLCEGGRLVAITGASLAPDDPAWRAAFVRLQQRGRVVFSAAIDGAVYAKHGTQTDIRLLVIDKQAAADPKVFAASLGMADDVATLLDWVIQHVPPRLPVATPVVVDVIKRPATSRPAGAFTPSPSSPSGDSAPEGVELIYGTVEWTPPESPRLTDALYEEYALQAIRIPDAHAHPTKLVQSAAMASVAPPKPSYRPHLPVNLVADGILSDGQLESVVYAGQAHSEFLAGSWTVDVTFDVVAAARDDAENAVRFRRGWFLGDGTGAGKGRQIAGILLDNWLKGRRRAVWISKSDKLIEDAQRDWAALGMERLLVTPLSRFRQGTPIRLSEGVLFTTYATLRTDERGEKLSRVQQIVEWLGSDFNGVIVFDESHAMQNAAGQKGERGDQAASQQGRAGLRLQHALPDARVVYVSATGATTVHNLAYAQRLGLWGGTDFPFATRAEFVEAIEEGGVAAMEVLARDLKALGLYAARSLSYEGVAYELIEHQLTPEQVRIYDAYAGAFSVIHNNLDAAMRAANITGETGTLNGQAKSAARSAFESAKQRFFGHLLTSMKAPSLIRSIERDLESGHAAVIQIVSTGEALMERRLAAIPTEDWGDVQVDITPREYVLDYLAHSFPVQLYEPFTDPDGNLCSRPVYRDGQPVESREAVARRDRLIEKLASLPPVRGALDQVVQQFGADMVAEVTGRSRRIVRKADRLVVENRAGSANLAETSAFMDDVKRILVFSDAGGTGRSYHAELSARNRRLRVHYLLEPGWKADAAIQGLGRTNRTNQAQPPLFRPIATDVTAEKRFLSTIARRLDTLGAITRGQRQTGGQGLFRPEDNLESQYGRDALRQLYTLLARGKVEGCSIGRFEDATGLKLTDANGLRDDLPPITTFLNRLLALTIELQNILFTVFEQLLATRIEGAVASGTYDLGLETLRAESFFVTDRRTIYVHAGTGAETRLLTVTQHQRNHPVSLDDALARVSDHHSVLLINERSGRAAVQVAAASAMLNDGEIERRVRLIRPMEQHNVPLNMMAESHWVEADRERFAAAWLAELDEVPEYTDSTIQIVAGLLLPIWKRLPNESTRVYRLQTDAGERVIGRKVSASWVANALATDAPALTPDTAFAALMEGRTVLELTEGLQLRRVRVMGAHRIELAGFNDTMRDRLRAYGLFGEIISWKLRMFVPADASGREVLSKVLDHYPVARISEREAA, from the coding sequence ATGACCGAATCTCTCGCCGGCGGCGCTGCCGCCGCGCCGCTCTCGATGCGCGCCGCTGCAACTTTCACCTCCGCCGCCGTCAGGGCCGCGCGACAGCTCGCGATCGATCTCGAGCGCGGACGTCGCATCGATGCCGCTGTCCTGCGTAGCGCCATGGAAGCTGCCTTCGGCGGTTCCGACGCCATTGGCGCCTGGAGCTGGAAGACCGACTATGACGTCTGCGAGGCGGCAACCGTTCTGTTCCTTCGCAAGTTCGGCCCGGCCATCCGCGTCAAGGCCGGCTCGACGGCCGCGATGCTGCCGGTGCTCGCGAGAATCGCGTGCTATCTGCCGACCCACACGCGGCGCTCCGAGGACAGCCAAGCCCTTCAACAATTCTCGACGCCGATCCCGCTTGGGCTCGCCGCATGCACCGCGGCCGGCATCACACCGACCGACCGCGTTCTGGAGCCCTCAGCGGGGACCGGCTTGCTCGCCATCTTTGCCGAGCTTGCCGGCGGCGCCTTGGTGTTGAACGAGCTGGCGGAGGCCCGCGCGGCGTTGCTCGATCAACTGTTCGCCAACGTTAAGGTCACGCGGTTCGACGCCGCCCAGATCGATGATCACCTCGATGCGGGTGTCGTACCGAGCGTCGCCCTGATGAACCCGCCGTTCTCGGCATTGGCGAATGTCGACCGACGGATGGCGGACGCGGCGCTCCGGCACATCGCCTCAGCCTTGGCGCGTCTTTGCGAGGGTGGACGTCTGGTTGCCATCACAGGCGCAAGTCTTGCGCCTGACGATCCGGCATGGCGAGCTGCCTTCGTTCGCCTCCAGCAGCGCGGGCGGGTGGTGTTTTCTGCCGCCATCGATGGCGCGGTCTACGCGAAGCACGGAACGCAGACCGACATCAGGCTCCTTGTGATCGACAAGCAGGCTGCCGCAGATCCGAAGGTCTTTGCGGCCTCGCTGGGCATGGCGGACGATGTCGCCACCTTGCTCGACTGGGTGATCCAGCATGTGCCTCCAAGGCTGCCAGTCGCCACCCCCGTCGTGGTCGACGTCATCAAGCGCCCTGCGACGTCGCGGCCGGCCGGCGCCTTTACACCCAGCCCATCGTCCCCTTCGGGAGATAGTGCGCCAGAGGGCGTCGAGCTCATCTACGGGACGGTCGAGTGGACACCTCCGGAAAGCCCTCGATTGACCGACGCGCTTTATGAGGAATATGCACTGCAGGCGATCCGTATCCCGGACGCGCATGCGCATCCGACAAAACTCGTGCAGTCCGCTGCGATGGCCTCGGTCGCGCCGCCGAAGCCGTCTTACCGGCCACATTTGCCGGTCAATCTCGTGGCGGATGGCATCCTGTCCGACGGCCAGCTCGAGAGCGTCGTCTATGCCGGCCAGGCGCATTCCGAGTTTCTCGCGGGCTCGTGGACGGTCGATGTGACCTTCGACGTTGTAGCGGCCGCGCGCGACGATGCAGAAAACGCCGTCCGCTTTCGTCGCGGCTGGTTCTTGGGCGATGGCACCGGCGCGGGCAAGGGGCGACAGATCGCCGGCATCCTGCTCGACAACTGGCTCAAGGGCCGCCGCCGGGCGGTCTGGATCAGTAAATCTGACAAGCTGATCGAGGATGCGCAGCGCGACTGGGCCGCACTCGGCATGGAGCGGCTGCTCGTGACGCCGCTGTCACGTTTCCGCCAGGGCACGCCGATCCGGCTTTCGGAAGGCGTCCTATTCACCACCTACGCTACGCTGCGCACCGACGAGCGCGGCGAGAAGCTTTCGCGCGTTCAGCAAATCGTCGAATGGTTGGGCTCCGATTTCAATGGAGTAATCGTCTTCGACGAGAGCCACGCGATGCAGAACGCGGCAGGCCAGAAGGGCGAGCGTGGCGATCAGGCGGCCTCTCAGCAGGGGCGTGCTGGCTTGAGGCTCCAGCACGCGTTGCCGGATGCCCGCGTCGTCTATGTCTCGGCGACCGGTGCCACCACGGTGCACAATCTGGCTTACGCTCAGCGGTTGGGTTTGTGGGGAGGTACAGATTTCCCGTTCGCTACCCGCGCCGAGTTCGTCGAGGCGATCGAGGAGGGCGGCGTCGCGGCGATGGAGGTGCTCGCGCGCGACCTCAAGGCGCTCGGTCTCTACGCGGCGAGGTCTCTATCTTACGAGGGCGTCGCGTATGAACTCATCGAGCACCAGCTCACGCCAGAGCAAGTACGGATATATGACGCCTACGCCGGTGCGTTCAGCGTCATCCATAACAATCTCGATGCGGCAATGCGGGCTGCGAATATCACAGGCGAGACCGGCACGCTGAACGGCCAGGCCAAATCGGCCGCGCGATCCGCCTTCGAGAGCGCCAAGCAGCGCTTTTTTGGCCACCTCCTGACCTCAATGAAAGCGCCGTCCTTGATCCGCTCGATCGAGCGCGACCTCGAATCCGGCCACGCCGCCGTCATCCAGATTGTCTCGACCGGCGAGGCGCTGATGGAGCGCCGGCTCGCCGCGATACCAACGGAGGACTGGGGCGACGTCCAGGTCGACATCACCCCACGCGAGTATGTCCTTGACTATCTCGCCCATTCCTTTCCGGTCCAGCTCTACGAGCCCTTCACGGACCCGGATGGCAATCTCTGCTCCCGGCCTGTCTATCGTGACGGACAGCCGGTCGAGAGCCGGGAAGCGGTCGCTCGCCGCGACCGCCTCATTGAGAAGCTCGCCTCGCTGCCGCCGGTCCGGGGAGCGCTGGACCAGGTCGTCCAGCAGTTCGGCGCTGACATGGTCGCGGAGGTGACCGGCCGCTCACGTCGCATCGTTCGCAAGGCCGACCGGCTGGTGGTCGAAAACCGTGCCGGTTCGGCCAACCTCGCCGAGACCTCGGCGTTCATGGACGACGTCAAGCGGATCCTCGTGTTCTCCGACGCGGGCGGCACGGGGAGGAGCTACCATGCTGAGCTGTCAGCGCGGAATCGCCGCCTGCGGGTCCACTATCTGCTCGAGCCTGGCTGGAAGGCGGACGCCGCGATCCAGGGGCTCGGCCGCACCAACCGGACCAACCAGGCGCAGCCGCCGCTGTTTCGTCCCATCGCGACGGACGTGACGGCCGAAAAGCGCTTCCTCAGCACCATTGCGCGCCGGCTCGATACGTTGGGAGCGATCACGCGTGGCCAGCGCCAGACCGGAGGGCAGGGCCTGTTTCGGCCCGAAGACAATCTCGAAAGCCAGTATGGCCGCGACGCGTTGCGCCAACTCTACACGCTGCTGGCGCGCGGCAAGGTCGAGGGCTGCTCGATCGGGCGGTTCGAGGATGCGACCGGCTTGAAGCTCACGGATGCCAACGGGCTCAGGGACGACTTGCCGCCGATCACGACTTTCCTGAACAGGTTGCTGGCGCTCACGATCGAGCTTCAGAATATCCTGTTCACCGTCTTCGAGCAGCTCCTGGCCACTCGGATCGAAGGCGCGGTTGCCTCAGGCACCTATGACCTCGGGCTGGAAACGCTCCGCGCCGAGAGCTTTTTCGTCACCGACCGGCGCACGATTTACGTCCATGCCGGCACTGGCGCCGAAACCCGGCTTCTCACGGTCACCCAACACCAGCGTAATCATCCAGTGAGCCTGGATGATGCTCTTGCTCGCGTCTCCGATCACCATTCCGTCCTGCTAATCAATGAGCGCTCGGGACGAGCCGCCGTGCAGGTCGCGGCGGCGAGTGCCATGCTCAACGACGGCGAGATCGAGCGGCGCGTCCGCCTGATCCGGCCGATGGAGCAGCATAACGTTCCCTTGAACATGATGGCAGAGAGCCACTGGGTGGAAGCAGATCGTGAGCGCTTCGCCGCGGCATGGCTGGCAGAGCTTGACGAGGTCCCCGAGTACACGGACAGCACGATCCAAATCGTGGCTGGCTTGCTGCTCCCGATCTGGAAGCGGCTACCGAACGAATCGACCCGCGTCTACCGGCTCCAGACCGATGCGGGCGAACGCGTCATCGGCCGCAAGGTGTCGGCCTCCTGGGTCGCGAACGCCCTCGCGACGGACGCGCCGGCGTTGACGCCGGACACTGCCTTTGCCGCGCTGATGGAGGGACGGACCGTCCTCGAGCTTACGGAGGGGCTCCAGCTTCGCCGTGTCCGGGTGATGGGCGCACACCGCATCGAACTGGCGGGCTTCAACGACACCATGCGTGATCGCTTGCGGGCCTACGGCCTCTTTGGAGAGATCATCTCCTGGAAGCTGCGCATGTTCGTGCCTGCGGATGCAAGCGGTCGTGAGGTCTTGTCGAAGGTGCTCGACCACTATCCGGTCGCGCGCATCAGCGAACGGGAGGCCGCCTGA